One window of Mobula hypostoma chromosome 30, sMobHyp1.1, whole genome shotgun sequence genomic DNA carries:
- the LOC134339659 gene encoding late histone H2A.2.2-like, with translation MSGRGKGTAGKARSKAKSRSSRAGLQFPVGRVHRLLRKGNYAERVGAGAPVYLAAVLEYLTAEILELAGNAARDNKKTRIIPRHLQLAVRNDEELNKLLGGVTIAQGGVLPNIQAVLLPKKTGGASK, from the coding sequence ATGTCTGGACGTGGAAAAGGCACTGCTGGCAAAGCTCGGTCCAAGGCCAAATCTCGCTCATCTCGGGCTGGACTGCAGTTCCCAGTCGGCCGGGTTCACAGACTCCTAAGAAAGGGCAACTATGCTGAGCGGGTGGGTGCCGGAGCCCCGGTCTATCTGGCTGCTGTGCTCGAGTATCTGACAGCCGAAATCCTCGAATTGGCCGGCAACGCGGCCCGGGACAATAAGAAAACCCGCATTATCCCCCGACACCTGCAGCTGGCCGTCCGCAACGACGAGGAGCTCAACAAGCTGCTGGGAGGGGTGACTATCGCTCAGGGCGGTGTGTTACCCAATATCCAGGCTGTGCTGTTGCCCAAGAAAACCGGCGGTGCCAGTAAGTGA
- the LOC134339678 gene encoding histone H2B 1/2-like has product MPETAKPAPKKGAKKALPKPAGKAGKKRKRLRKESYSIYIYKVMKQVHPDTGISSKAMCIMNSFVSDIFERIGGEASRLAHYNKRSTITSREIQTAVRLLLPGELAKHAVSEGTKAVTKYTSSK; this is encoded by the coding sequence ATGCCTGAGACAGCGAAACCCGCTCCGAAGAAGGGCGCCAAGAAAGCTCTGCCCAAACCAGCGGGCAAGGCAGGGAAGAAGCGCAAGAGGCTGAGGAAGGAGAGTTACTCCATCTACATCTACAAAGTGATGAAGCAGGTTCACCCCGACACCGGCATCTCCTCCAAGGCCATGTGCATCATGAACTCATTTGTCAGCGATATCTTCGAGCGCATCGGGGGCGAGGCTTCCCGCCTGGCCCATTACAACAAGCGGTCAACCATCACCTCACGGGAGATCCAGACCGCCGTGCGCCTGCTGCTGCCCGGGGAGCTGGCCAAGCACGCCGTGTCCGAAGGGACAAAGGCGGTGACCAAGTACACCAGCTCCAAGTAA